Proteins encoded in a region of the Bacillus methanolicus genome:
- the nadB gene encoding L-aspartate oxidase: protein MSYSDVIIIGSGVAALQLARNLRSEINVRIITKSHVRNGNSYLAQGGVAAALGEKDSPYQHYVDTIKAGRYHNNQEAVFKMTSEAPELIQNLFASGCSFDKNERAELLLGMEGAHSEKRIVHGGGDATGSRIVDFLLSQLKENVSITENVFVYDLLIDKQSKRCIGVKGKDKHGNIEYFYADCIVIATGGCGQLYSFTSNAETVTGDGLALAYRAGAELVDMEFVQFHPTLLFKDGKTRGLISEAVRGEGARLVTKDGFPFMDDVHPLKDLAPRHVVSQTIYDYLKKGEQIFLDIRMISHFKSRFPTITSLCERNGVSIEDGLLPVAPGSHFLMGGIKTDLYGRTSVDGLYAIGEAACTGIHGANRLASNSLLEGLVYGERLARLLNSDKAARINSQLNPREFKANFTPGLNLPQIQEMQTRMMDNTGIVRTKETLSEQKHWLESFDVHNLSYANLDKLPPEEITKVFMLITSWLITDSALKRTESRGGHFRSDYPYEDDHTWKGRQIIQRRIWEEDEKDEPIKTAVAT from the coding sequence ATGAGTTATTCAGATGTAATCATTATCGGAAGTGGCGTGGCAGCATTACAGCTGGCAAGGAACCTTCGATCTGAAATAAATGTCAGAATTATCACAAAGTCGCATGTAAGAAATGGAAACTCTTATCTTGCCCAAGGCGGTGTTGCGGCTGCTCTGGGTGAGAAAGACAGTCCATATCAGCATTATGTTGATACGATAAAGGCAGGAAGGTATCATAACAATCAAGAAGCCGTTTTCAAGATGACATCAGAAGCACCGGAATTAATCCAAAATCTTTTTGCTTCGGGCTGTTCGTTTGATAAAAATGAACGTGCTGAATTGCTTCTTGGCATGGAGGGAGCACACAGCGAAAAAAGAATTGTCCACGGGGGCGGTGATGCAACCGGGAGCAGAATTGTAGATTTTTTGCTAAGCCAATTGAAAGAAAATGTGTCCATTACAGAAAATGTGTTTGTTTATGACTTGCTAATAGACAAGCAGTCAAAACGGTGCATTGGAGTAAAAGGAAAAGACAAGCACGGGAACATTGAATATTTTTATGCCGATTGTATCGTTATTGCTACCGGAGGATGCGGCCAACTGTACAGTTTCACTTCAAATGCTGAAACAGTGACTGGAGACGGATTGGCGCTTGCTTATCGAGCAGGTGCAGAACTTGTTGATATGGAATTTGTTCAATTCCATCCAACGCTCTTGTTTAAAGATGGAAAGACGAGAGGGCTTATTTCCGAAGCTGTTCGCGGAGAAGGAGCAAGGCTTGTAACAAAAGACGGCTTTCCGTTTATGGACGATGTTCATCCCTTAAAGGACCTTGCACCGCGGCATGTTGTTTCCCAAACTATTTATGATTATTTAAAAAAAGGGGAACAGATCTTTCTTGATATACGAATGATCAGCCATTTTAAATCGCGGTTCCCTACGATTACATCCTTGTGTGAACGAAACGGAGTATCTATTGAGGACGGTTTATTACCTGTAGCGCCCGGGAGCCATTTCTTAATGGGAGGAATAAAGACAGATCTTTATGGACGTACAAGTGTTGATGGACTTTACGCGATTGGAGAGGCGGCATGCACCGGAATACATGGAGCCAATCGGTTGGCAAGCAATTCTTTGCTTGAAGGGCTTGTGTATGGAGAACGGCTTGCTCGACTTTTAAATAGTGACAAGGCTGCAAGAATAAATTCACAACTTAATCCTAGAGAGTTCAAAGCGAATTTTACACCGGGCTTGAATTTGCCTCAAATTCAAGAGATGCAAACAAGAATGATGGATAATACAGGAATTGTAAGAACGAAAGAGACATTGTCCGAACAGAAGCACTGGCTTGAATCTTTTGATGTCCACAATTTGTCTTATGCCAATTTAGACAAATTGCCTCCTGAAGAAATTACGAAAGTATTTATGCTTATTACATCTTGGCTGATTACTGATTCAGCATTAAAAAGGACTGAAAGCCGCGGCGGACACTTCCGCAGTGATTATCCATATGAGGATGATCACACTTGGAAAGGCAGACAAATCATTCAACGAAGAATATGGGAAGAGGACGAAAAAGATGAACCAATTAAAACTGCGGTTGCAACTTGA
- the nadC gene encoding carboxylating nicotinate-nucleotide diphosphorylase, translated as MNQLKLRLQLEQFFIEDIGDRDVTSDLIFGKRRNGEIVFLAKENGIFCGEEIIRTGFTLLDPASKLEMFTSDGAPIESGQRLATVSGNISDLLKGERVVLNLIQRMSGIATKTREAVSILNSDHTKVCDTRKTTPGLRMFEKYAVTCGGGYNHRFGLYDAVMIKDNHIAFAGSITNAVAAVKENLGHMVKIEVETETKEQVIEAVQAGVDVIMFDNRHPDEIKAWKRFVPEHIITEASGGITLENIAAYRDTGVDYISLGFLTHTIKSLDISVKVNVF; from the coding sequence ATGAACCAATTAAAACTGCGGTTGCAACTTGAACAATTTTTCATTGAAGACATTGGTGACAGAGATGTAACGAGTGATCTTATTTTTGGGAAACGCCGAAACGGAGAAATTGTGTTCTTGGCAAAAGAAAACGGAATTTTTTGCGGAGAAGAGATAATCCGTACAGGTTTTACATTGCTTGATCCCGCTTCCAAATTGGAAATGTTCACTAGTGACGGAGCTCCTATTGAGTCCGGACAAAGGCTGGCAACCGTTTCAGGCAATATTTCCGACCTGTTGAAAGGCGAGCGGGTTGTGTTAAACCTTATTCAAAGAATGAGCGGGATTGCAACGAAAACGAGAGAAGCCGTTTCAATTTTAAATAGTGACCATACAAAAGTCTGCGATACTCGCAAAACAACTCCCGGTTTGCGAATGTTTGAAAAATATGCAGTCACATGCGGCGGCGGTTACAATCACCGTTTTGGCTTATATGATGCTGTCATGATCAAAGACAATCATATTGCTTTTGCTGGTTCAATCACAAATGCAGTAGCAGCTGTAAAAGAAAATCTCGGACATATGGTGAAAATTGAAGTTGAGACTGAAACGAAAGAACAAGTTATTGAAGCCGTTCAAGCAGGTGTTGATGTAATTATGTTTGATAATCGCCATCCGGATGAAATCAAGGCATGGAAAAGATTTGTGCCGGAACATATTATAACGGAAGCATCTGGAGGAATAACGTTAGAAAACATAGCTGCTTATCGCGACACTGGGGTCGATTATATTTCTCTCGGTTTTTTGACTCATACGATAAAATCGCTTGATATAAGTGTAAAAGTAAACGTTTTCTAA
- the ruvA gene encoding Holliday junction branch migration protein RuvA, with protein MFEFIKGTVEFVGPEYIVIENNGIGYQIATPNPFLYSKESGKEVRVYTYHYVRQDIMALYGFRSREEKTLFTKLLNVSGIGPKGALAILASGEPEQVVQAIENENEAFLVKFPGVGKKTARQMILDLKGKLHDLVPDSIPNLFTSDDKQRSLGYSAEFEEAVLALKALGYSEKEINKISPELKKEKLSTDQYLKKALQKLLK; from the coding sequence TTGTTTGAATTTATTAAAGGAACTGTTGAATTCGTCGGCCCTGAGTACATCGTTATTGAAAATAATGGCATAGGTTATCAAATTGCAACTCCGAATCCATTCCTCTATTCAAAAGAAAGCGGTAAAGAAGTTCGTGTCTATACCTATCATTATGTCAGACAAGATATAATGGCTTTATACGGTTTCCGATCAAGGGAAGAAAAAACACTTTTTACGAAACTTCTTAACGTTTCCGGAATAGGTCCGAAGGGAGCCCTTGCGATTCTTGCTTCAGGAGAGCCTGAACAAGTTGTTCAGGCAATTGAAAATGAAAATGAAGCTTTTCTTGTAAAATTCCCTGGGGTTGGTAAAAAAACGGCAAGACAAATGATTCTGGATTTAAAAGGGAAACTGCACGATCTTGTGCCTGATTCGATTCCAAATTTATTTACATCTGATGATAAACAGCGATCACTAGGCTATTCTGCAGAATTTGAGGAAGCGGTTCTCGCTTTAAAAGCACTCGGGTATTCGGAAAAAGAAATTAATAAAATTTCTCCGGAATTAAAAAAGGAAAAGCTTTCAACAGATCAATATTTAAAAAAAGCTTTGCAAAAGCTCTTGAAATAA
- a CDS encoding phosphotransferase, with the protein MKAVNMKGEAGGDDCLKNRLLTYLKKQIPSKIKEFRPIRKNVYYVKTDETEFILKGYSKLKRLKLQEAFTDSLKKEGFLNTYSFYSFTKEKTLFFEQNYYGCLQYIEPHPISFSFRSHKNRSEGLNLLCDYHRITSSLIKRYESLLPSFDLLEKWKERKALFSENLSVVKHFVDGNILHEILDWANFSLYHLEKEYDYFYSSPYVILHGDVAHHNFIRTKKNMLYLIDFDLISKGPVSTDILQYANRILPFLNWSAKELMVYPEMQDYVKEKAFLYALMFPTDIFREWNRLVREKSLNNHIKVRQVYIMTVDQFYLRQRFIKELEKMVK; encoded by the coding sequence ATGAAAGCAGTGAATATGAAGGGTGAGGCAGGAGGAGACGATTGTTTAAAAAATCGTCTCCTCACCTATTTGAAAAAACAAATTCCCTCTAAGATTAAAGAGTTTAGGCCTATCCGCAAAAATGTTTATTATGTAAAAACAGATGAAACAGAATTTATTTTAAAAGGTTATTCCAAGCTTAAGCGTTTGAAACTTCAGGAAGCTTTTACTGATTCTTTAAAAAAAGAAGGGTTTTTAAATACGTACTCTTTTTATTCTTTTACGAAAGAAAAAACATTATTTTTTGAGCAAAATTATTACGGATGCTTACAATATATTGAACCCCATCCAATATCTTTTTCATTTCGCAGTCATAAAAACAGGAGTGAAGGATTAAATCTGCTTTGTGACTACCACCGTATAACATCGTCGCTTATAAAACGTTACGAATCACTTCTCCCTTCTTTTGATCTTTTGGAAAAATGGAAAGAAAGAAAGGCTTTATTTTCCGAAAATCTTTCGGTTGTTAAACATTTTGTTGATGGCAACATCTTGCATGAAATATTGGATTGGGCTAATTTTTCCTTATATCATCTTGAAAAAGAATATGATTATTTTTACTCATCCCCTTACGTAATTCTTCACGGTGATGTTGCCCATCATAATTTTATTCGAACAAAAAAAAATATGCTGTATTTAATTGATTTTGATTTAATTAGTAAAGGCCCTGTAAGCACTGATATTTTGCAATATGCAAACAGAATTTTGCCCTTTTTAAATTGGTCGGCAAAGGAATTAATGGTTTATCCAGAAATGCAAGATTATGTAAAGGAAAAAGCGTTTCTTTATGCTTTGATGTTTCCGACAGACATTTTTCGCGAATGGAACCGATTAGTAAGAGAAAAGAGCTTAAACAATCATATTAAAGTTAGACAGGTCTATATAATGACAGTTGATCAGTTTTATTTGCGACAGCGTTTTATAAAAGAACTTGAAAAAATGGTAAAATGA
- the nadA gene encoding quinolinate synthase NadA — protein MNILDAVQTKGNMIPDRYLNMTVTELEERASAIKRKLGSRLFIPGHHYQKDEVIQFADATGDSLQLAQISAENKDAEFIVFCGVHFMAETADILTAENQKVYLPDMRAGCSMADMADVYQTERAWAKLTELFGDTILPLTYVNSTAAIKAFVGENGGATVTSSNAEKMVKWAFEQKERILFLPDQHLGRNTAYNLGIKLNEMAVWNPITDSLEYDGEIEHIKVILWKGHCSVHENFTVQNIKQVREQYPDMKIIVHPECSREVVELSDDAGSTNYIIKKIEQAEKGSAWAIGTEHNLVNRLIQQHPDKHIISLNPYMCACLTMNRIDLPHLVWCLESIENGEQHNIIKVDDSVAVKAKLALERMLELS, from the coding sequence GTGAATATTTTAGATGCAGTTCAAACAAAGGGGAATATGATTCCGGACAGATACCTAAACATGACTGTTACGGAACTTGAAGAACGGGCGTCAGCAATTAAGAGAAAATTGGGAAGTAGATTGTTTATTCCAGGTCATCATTATCAAAAAGATGAAGTTATACAATTTGCAGATGCGACAGGAGATTCTTTGCAACTTGCACAAATATCAGCTGAAAACAAAGACGCTGAATTCATCGTATTTTGCGGTGTTCATTTTATGGCTGAAACAGCAGATATTTTAACGGCAGAAAATCAAAAAGTATACTTGCCTGATATGCGAGCCGGCTGTTCCATGGCCGATATGGCAGACGTCTATCAGACGGAAAGAGCATGGGCAAAATTAACCGAACTTTTCGGAGATACAATTCTTCCATTAACTTATGTCAATTCTACCGCAGCTATTAAGGCATTTGTCGGGGAAAACGGAGGAGCAACAGTAACATCATCAAATGCTGAAAAAATGGTGAAGTGGGCATTCGAACAAAAAGAAAGAATTCTCTTTTTGCCGGATCAGCATTTAGGAAGAAATACTGCTTATAATTTAGGGATAAAATTAAATGAAATGGCGGTGTGGAATCCTATTACAGATTCTCTCGAATACGATGGGGAGATAGAGCATATTAAAGTAATTCTTTGGAAGGGACATTGTTCCGTTCATGAAAACTTTACAGTTCAAAATATTAAACAAGTCAGAGAACAATATCCGGACATGAAGATTATCGTTCATCCTGAATGCAGCAGAGAAGTGGTTGAATTATCGGATGACGCCGGTTCCACGAATTATATTATCAAGAAAATTGAACAGGCGGAAAAAGGTTCGGCCTGGGCAATCGGCACGGAACATAATCTTGTTAACCGGTTAATTCAGCAGCATCCTGACAAGCATATCATTTCTTTAAATCCGTATATGTGCGCATGTTTGACTATGAATCGAATCGATCTGCCTCATCTAGTCTGGTGCTTAGAATCGATTGAAAACGGTGAACAACACAACATTATTAAAGTTGACGATTCAGTTGCTGTTAAAGCAAAACTTGCTCTTGAACGGATGCTTGAGCTGTCCTAA
- the safA gene encoding SafA/ExsA family spore coat assembly protein — MKIHIVQKGDTLWKIAKKYGVNFEELKKMNSQLSNPDMIMPGMKIKIPTGGGTIKKEAPTAGGKKEAYIKMGPKKEMPITEHPFAKEKPKPLPVEEAPQVMPEEAPKPIAPKKELPKAEKPKPVSPIKEKPKPEKQMPVSPIQEKPKPEKQMPVSPIKEKPKPEKQMPVSPIQELPKPEKQMPVSPIQELPKLEKQMPISPIQEMPKLEKPKTPYSPKMPQPVIPEMDIQNYYMQNMADMSVPQIPPKPDNIFPEMIKDDTGPFIKEEQFPHTMPTQQGGFQQPMYPYPPNYNPVLPALPGSGYNYPGGYQPQEAPFPCVQGASTMPMSQMPYHTSPAAQMPVQYSVMPEFESMDFDESSPFMPEIPSVQGTMDNQMPLMPQVQGAMEYPDMEAQMPHQMPAQMPAYQIPAQMPAYQMPMYTMPAHHMPFGPCPPFGTAVSPIMPGSGFGHCPPHGPVPYCYPPMPQVHGTMDYQMPMPQVHGAMDYQMPMPQVHGTMDYQMPMPQVHGAMDYQMPMPQVHGAMDYQMPMPQVHGAMDYQMPMPQVHGAMDYQMPMPQVQEAMESPEMDAQMPHQAPVQGVKGASDDCGCGGPGSQGVPFGTAYGPAPGTTPIYTPHFAQPYGFAQPPYMNYGYPGQIGSGPYGLPRTEDESSEYEG, encoded by the coding sequence GTGAAAATCCATATCGTTCAGAAAGGGGACACTCTTTGGAAAATCGCCAAGAAATACGGCGTAAATTTTGAAGAGCTGAAAAAGATGAATTCACAGCTCAGCAACCCTGATATGATTATGCCCGGTATGAAAATAAAAATTCCAACAGGAGGCGGAACAATTAAAAAAGAAGCTCCGACGGCTGGAGGGAAAAAGGAAGCATATATCAAAATGGGTCCAAAGAAGGAAATGCCGATCACTGAGCATCCGTTTGCAAAAGAGAAACCGAAGCCTTTGCCAGTTGAGGAAGCGCCCCAGGTAATGCCTGAAGAAGCTCCGAAACCAATTGCACCGAAAAAAGAATTACCAAAAGCTGAAAAGCCGAAACCTGTTTCACCGATAAAGGAAAAGCCGAAACCAGAAAAGCAGATGCCGGTTTCACCGATACAGGAAAAACCGAAACCAGAAAAGCAAATGCCGGTTTCACCGATAAAGGAAAAACCGAAACCAGAAAAGCAAATGCCAGTTTCACCAATTCAAGAATTGCCAAAACCAGAAAAACAAATGCCAGTTTCACCGATACAAGAATTGCCAAAATTAGAAAAACAAATGCCCATTTCACCGATACAAGAAATGCCAAAACTAGAAAAACCGAAAACACCTTATTCTCCAAAAATGCCTCAACCAGTCATCCCAGAAATGGACATTCAGAACTACTATATGCAAAATATGGCCGATATGTCTGTACCACAAATTCCACCTAAACCTGATAACATTTTTCCGGAAATGATAAAAGATGACACGGGTCCTTTTATAAAGGAAGAACAGTTTCCTCATACTATGCCAACACAACAAGGAGGTTTTCAGCAGCCAATGTATCCTTATCCTCCAAATTATAATCCCGTTTTACCTGCATTGCCTGGATCAGGATATAATTATCCGGGAGGTTATCAGCCGCAAGAAGCGCCTTTCCCTTGTGTGCAGGGAGCGTCAACTATGCCGATGAGTCAAATGCCTTATCATACATCGCCGGCTGCTCAAATGCCAGTACAGTATAGCGTGATGCCTGAATTTGAGAGCATGGATTTTGATGAATCATCTCCATTTATGCCTGAGATACCTTCTGTACAAGGAACTATGGATAATCAGATGCCATTAATGCCTCAAGTTCAAGGAGCAATGGAATATCCGGATATGGAAGCCCAAATGCCACATCAAATGCCAGCACAGATGCCGGCTTATCAAATACCAGCACAGATGCCAGCTTATCAAATGCCAATGTATACAATGCCGGCTCACCATATGCCGTTTGGACCATGTCCGCCTTTTGGCACCGCTGTTTCACCAATAATGCCTGGTTCTGGATTTGGACATTGCCCTCCTCATGGACCGGTTCCATATTGTTATCCGCCAATGCCGCAAGTTCATGGAACAATGGATTACCAAATGCCAATGCCGCAAGTTCATGGAGCAATGGATTACCAAATGCCAATGCCGCAAGTTCATGGAACAATGGATTATCAAATGCCAATGCCGCAAGTTCATGGAGCAATGGATTACCAAATGCCAATGCCGCAAGTTCATGGAGCAATGGATTATCAAATGCCAATGCCGCAAGTTCATGGAGCAATGGATTACCAAATGCCAATGCCGCAAGTTCATGGAGCAATGGATTACCAAATGCCAATGCCACAGGTTCAGGAAGCAATGGAGTCTCCTGAAATGGATGCGCAAATGCCGCATCAAGCACCTGTTCAGGGAGTAAAAGGCGCTTCTGATGACTGCGGCTGTGGAGGACCTGGATCACAGGGAGTTCCTTTTGGCACTGCGTACGGACCTGCACCAGGAACAACACCAATCTATACGCCGCATTTTGCCCAGCCATATGGGTTTGCCCAGCCGCCATATATGAATTATGGTTACCCTGGCCAGATAGGCAGCGGTCCTTACGGCTTACCGAGAACGGAAGATGAAAGCAGTGAATATGAAGGGTGA
- a CDS encoding YebC/PmpR family DNA-binding transcriptional regulator produces MAGHSKWKNIQRRKNAQDAKRGKIFMKFAKDIYVAAKNGGGDPATNPSLRLVIDKAKAVNMPNENIQRAINKATGVGSSAKFEEIIYEGYGPGGVAVMVQCLTDNKNRTASNIRLAFSKNGGNLGESGSVSYMFDRKGYLVIDREELDIDEDEMLLQAIEAGAEEMETSEEVFEIYTDPEHFTEVKENLEKAGFTFEEAEITMIPQTYTQLNEEMAAKMEKLLDMLENDEDVQDIYHNYEEA; encoded by the coding sequence ATGGCAGGACATTCTAAGTGGAAAAACATTCAACGTCGGAAAAATGCGCAAGATGCTAAGCGCGGAAAAATTTTTATGAAGTTTGCGAAAGATATATATGTTGCAGCTAAAAATGGCGGAGGCGATCCTGCTACTAATCCGAGTTTGCGTTTAGTTATTGATAAAGCGAAGGCAGTTAATATGCCGAATGAAAATATACAGCGTGCCATCAACAAAGCAACCGGAGTCGGAAGCTCGGCAAAATTTGAAGAAATCATATATGAGGGATACGGTCCGGGCGGAGTGGCTGTCATGGTGCAATGTCTGACGGATAATAAGAACAGAACAGCATCCAATATTAGACTTGCTTTTTCGAAAAATGGCGGAAATCTTGGTGAAAGCGGCAGCGTTTCATACATGTTTGACCGGAAAGGCTATTTAGTTATCGACCGTGAAGAGTTAGATATCGATGAAGATGAAATGCTCCTGCAAGCAATTGAAGCGGGGGCTGAAGAAATGGAAACAAGCGAAGAAGTTTTCGAAATTTATACCGACCCTGAGCATTTCACGGAAGTAAAAGAAAATTTGGAAAAAGCAGGCTTTACATTTGAGGAAGCAGAAATCACGATGATTCCTCAAACCTATACACAATTAAATGAAGAGATGGCAGCGAAAATGGAAAAATTGCTCGACATGCTCGAAAATGATGAAGATGTACAAGACATCTACCACAACTATGAAGAAGCATAA
- the ruvB gene encoding Holliday junction branch migration DNA helicase RuvB, producing the protein MEERIISSEADVQDMSFELSLRPQTLKQYIGQDKVKANLEVFIEAAKLRQETLDHVLLYGPPGLGKTTLAAIIANEMGVNLRTTSGPAIERPGDLAAILTSLNPGDVLFIDEIHRLPRSIEEVLYPAMEDFCLDIVIGKGPSARSVRLDLPPFTLVGATTRAGSLSAPLRDRFGVLSRLEYYTEEQLRNIVTRTASLLETKIDQEAASEIARRSRGTPRIANRLLRRVRDFAQVIGNGSINAELADKALEFMQVDRLGLDHIDHKLLKGIIEKFRGGPVGLETIAATIGEEPHTIEDVYEPYLLQIGFLQRTPRGRMVTELVYRHFHMEVPTNDRFA; encoded by the coding sequence ATGGAAGAAAGGATTATTTCTAGTGAAGCTGATGTTCAAGATATGTCTTTTGAACTCAGTTTGCGTCCGCAAACGTTGAAACAGTATATCGGCCAAGATAAAGTAAAAGCAAACCTGGAAGTTTTTATTGAAGCAGCCAAGCTTCGCCAGGAGACATTGGATCATGTCCTCCTTTATGGCCCGCCCGGACTTGGAAAAACAACATTGGCAGCGATTATTGCCAATGAAATGGGAGTCAATTTACGGACAACGTCAGGCCCGGCGATCGAAAGGCCCGGCGATTTGGCAGCCATTTTAACTTCGCTTAATCCGGGTGATGTTCTTTTTATTGATGAAATTCACAGGCTGCCAAGATCAATCGAAGAAGTATTATATCCGGCAATGGAAGATTTTTGCCTTGATATTGTCATTGGAAAGGGGCCGAGCGCCCGTTCCGTCCGCCTTGATCTTCCGCCGTTTACGCTAGTCGGTGCTACAACGAGAGCAGGTTCTTTGTCGGCGCCTTTAAGAGACCGGTTTGGAGTTCTAAGCAGATTGGAATACTATACAGAAGAGCAATTAAGAAATATTGTTACGCGGACCGCAAGTTTGCTGGAAACGAAAATTGATCAAGAAGCTGCGAGCGAGATTGCCAGAAGATCAAGGGGAACACCAAGAATTGCAAACAGACTGCTAAGACGCGTAAGGGATTTTGCCCAAGTAATTGGGAACGGCTCCATCAATGCGGAGCTTGCCGATAAAGCATTAGAATTCATGCAGGTAGACCGTCTTGGTCTTGACCATATTGATCATAAACTATTAAAAGGTATTATAGAAAAATTCAGGGGCGGCCCGGTCGGCCTTGAAACGATCGCAGCAACAATCGGCGAAGAACCGCATACGATCGAGGATGTTTATGAACCATATTTATTACAGATCGGTTTTCTTCAACGAACGCCGAGGGGAAGAATGGTTACTGAATTAGTTTATCGCCATTTTCATATGGAGGTGCCTACAAATGACAGGTTTGCCTAA
- a CDS encoding YhcN/YlaJ family sporulation lipoprotein, whose protein sequence is MNKKILIVSFAALLATGITGCGNDDEAAVQDRNSDRGQPMGYYSNENHERGNGNVNILNDNDGPITEMMDHTFGAEDRDARRERMRMLQVKDENGNPQNRSAPLANYDRNFFQRDNRFSRSDANYHGHLDDNTRQPNSSYYTAYEGELADKIGDVTASVRNVEDVRSVVYGSDVLIAVDLTDYSKEEVTKRNIRKAVQPYLKGRSCTVVTDEGTFSRIRNIDNDLRDGGPREQIDIDIKNMLRSMKNRFQDRNND, encoded by the coding sequence TTGAACAAAAAAATTTTAATCGTTTCCTTTGCAGCCCTTTTAGCAACAGGGATTACCGGATGCGGAAATGATGATGAAGCTGCCGTACAAGACCGGAATTCTGACCGTGGACAGCCAATGGGGTATTACTCAAATGAAAATCATGAACGGGGAAATGGCAACGTCAATATTCTAAACGATAATGATGGACCGATAACTGAGATGATGGACCATACCTTTGGTGCAGAGGACCGGGATGCCCGCAGGGAAAGAATGAGAATGCTCCAGGTAAAAGACGAAAATGGAAATCCGCAAAATCGTTCTGCACCGCTGGCAAATTATGATCGTAATTTTTTCCAGCGTGACAATCGATTCAGCCGAAGTGATGCGAATTATCATGGGCATTTAGATGATAACACCCGACAGCCGAACAGCTCTTACTATACGGCTTATGAAGGAGAGCTGGCCGATAAAATCGGGGATGTTACGGCATCTGTTCGTAATGTGGAAGATGTCCGTTCCGTTGTATATGGCAGCGATGTTTTAATCGCAGTCGATTTAACAGATTACAGTAAGGAAGAGGTAACAAAGCGAAACATCCGTAAAGCTGTGCAGCCTTATTTAAAAGGTAGGTCCTGTACTGTAGTAACTGATGAAGGAACTTTCAGCCGTATTCGTAACATTGATAATGATCTTCGAGACGGCGGTCCGCGTGAACAAATCGATATCGATATAAAAAACATGTTGCGATCGATGAAAAATCGCTTTCAAGATCGCAACAACGATTAG
- a CDS encoding intercompartmental signaling factor BofC — MRTKWAMNVFTLLAVFVSGLYIPQYGAPVDGSASAQETKKNDNDITPGPVKITVILERKYLDGEISEEKVIETIWSMKDFWAKYKEWQLLDMSENQVVLRQQIDDISPLLKANGYFGITDDGILTIYNGKPGHSNIIQSFFHIDLGKLESAKWEQLKKGIPIKTKDRYEEVLESFKNYSKEGNQS, encoded by the coding sequence ATGAGAACCAAATGGGCAATGAACGTGTTCACTTTATTAGCGGTATTTGTTTCTGGTCTTTATATTCCGCAATATGGAGCGCCTGTGGACGGATCAGCATCTGCTCAAGAAACAAAAAAAAATGACAATGACATCACACCCGGCCCTGTCAAAATTACGGTCATTTTAGAAAGAAAGTATTTAGACGGGGAAATAAGTGAAGAGAAAGTAATCGAAACGATTTGGTCAATGAAAGATTTTTGGGCAAAATACAAGGAATGGCAGCTGCTGGATATGTCGGAAAATCAAGTTGTTCTCCGGCAACAGATTGACGATATTTCACCGTTGTTAAAAGCAAACGGATATTTTGGCATAACAGATGATGGAATCTTAACAATATATAATGGAAAACCCGGACATTCAAATATAATACAATCATTTTTCCATATTGATTTAGGGAAATTAGAGAGCGCGAAATGGGAGCAGCTCAAAAAGGGAATTCCCATAAAAACAAAAGACAGGTATGAAGAAGTACTTGAATCTTTTAAAAACTATTCAAAAGAAGGAAATCAATCATAA